From a region of the Lactuca sativa cultivar Salinas chromosome 4, Lsat_Salinas_v11, whole genome shotgun sequence genome:
- the LOC111886165 gene encoding probable galacturonosyltransferase 4 isoform X1, which translates to MKMSMKTWMRKPVLVLLFVTVLAPIVLYTDRLATFSSFSIDEYVSEPSTLSLNRDVRSRNLLPQELSAAKEETASDVYLGKSTRSIQLLDGERSRKTRQLNEAYDLNATFNTHTSESKEHDAIVIRQVTQGFHEADHSDNRHESTENQKLKASEHKLLSTEAETKKEGNSIKPAKTKSKKADEHVLTDTRVKYLKDQLIRGRLYLSLSATRTNTQFIKELRLRMKELQRALGDATKDADLPKNANEKLKAMEQTLAKGKQIQDDCTAVVKKLRAIIHSTEEQLRVHKKQALFLTHLTAKTVPKGLHCLPLRLSTEYYSLNSSAQQFPNQQNLHDPNLFHYALFSDNVLATAVVVNSTVSNAKDPSKHVFHIVTDRLNYAAMRMWFLANPAGEATIQVENIEEFTWLNASYSPVLKQLGSQNMIDYYFKTRKSESDSNLKFRNPKYLSIMNHLRFYLAEIFPKLSKVVFLDDDIVVQKDLSGLWSIDLKGKVIGAVETCGENFHRFDRYLNFSNPLIAKNFDPRACGWAYGMNVFDLEEWRKQNITQVYHSWQKLNNERQLWKLGTLPPGLITFWKRVYPLERTWHVLGLGYNPSVSQREIEKAAVIHYNGNLKPWLEIGIPKFRGYWNRFVDYDQAYMRDCNMSP; encoded by the exons TGCTTTTTGTAACGGTTCTTGCCCCCATTGTTCTTTACACCGATAGACTCGCTACATTTTCTTCCTTTT CTATAGATGAATACGTTTCGGAGCCTTCAACACTT TCGCTGAATCGTGATGTCAGGTCCCGAAATTTACTTCCTCAG GAGTTATCTGCAGCAAAAGAAGAGACAGCGAGTGATGTTTATTTGGGAAAATCGACTAGATCTATTCAACTTCTTGATGGTGAAAGGTCCAGGAAAACTAGACAGCTTAATGAAG CATACGATTTAAATGCCACTTTCAACACTCATACTTCAGAATCGAAGGAACATGACGCAATTGTCATCAGGCAAGTGACACAAGGATTTCACGAAGCTGATCACAGTGACAACAGACATGAATCGACTGAAAACCAGAAGTTGAAGGCGTCTGAGCATAAATTGTTATCCACTGAAGCT GAAACCAAAAAAGAGGGAAATTCCATCAAACCTGCAAAAACCAAAAGCAAGAAAGCAGATGAACATGTTTTAACAGATACCCGTGTTAAGTATCTGAAGGATCAGTTGATTAGGGGAAGACTTTATCTTTCCCTTTCAGCAACAAGGACAAATACTCAATTTATTAAGGAACTTCGGTTACGTATGAAGGAACTCCAAAGAGCACTTGGTGATGCAACCAAGGATGCAGATCTACCAAAGAA TGCGAATGAGAAGCTGAAAGCAATGGAGCAGACACTGGCAAAAGGGAAGCAAATACAGGATGACTGCACTGCTGTTGTGAAGAAACTGCGTGCCATTATTCACTCTACAGAAGAACAACTGCGGGTCCACAAGAAACAGGCCTTGTTTCTGACTCATTTAACTGCCAAAACTGTTCCAAAAGGTCTCCATTGTCTTCCCTTACGCCTTTCCACAGAATACTATTCTCTTAATTCTTCTGCTCAACAATTCCCAAATCAACAAAACCTACATGACCCTAACCTCTTCCACTATGCATTGTTTTCGGATAATGTGTTGGCTACTGCTGTAGTTGTTAACTCAACCGTTTCCAATGCAAAg GATCCATCAAAACATGTGTTCCACATTGTGACGGATAGGCTGAATTACGCAGCAATGAGAATGTGGTTTCTTGCAAATCCAGCTGGTGAGGCCACAATACAAGTTGAAAACATCGAGGAATTCACATGGCTGAATGCAAGTTATAGCCCTGTCTTAAAGCAGTTGGGTTCACAGAACATGATTGATTATTATTTCAAGACACGCAAATCGGAGTCCGATTCAAATCTCAAGTTCAGGAACCCAAAGTATCTGTCAATCATGAATCATCTCCGATTTTACCTTGCAGAGATATTCCCAAAGCTTAGTAAAGTGGTGTTCTTGGATGATGATATTGTTGTCCAAAAGGATTTGAGTGGTCTTTGGTCCATTGATTTGAAAGGGAAGGTGATTGGTGCTGTTGAGACGTGTGGGGAGAACTTCCATCGCTTTGATCGATACCTCAACTTCTCAAATCCTCTGATTGCTAAAAACTTCGATCCACGTGCGTGTGGATGGGCGTATGGAATGAATGTATTTGATTTGGAGGAATGGAGGAAGCAAAACATCACTCAGGTTTATCATTCGTGGCAAAAGTTG AACAATGAGAGACAACTTTGGAAGCTGGGGACGCTGCCACCTGGCTTGATAACGTTTTGGAAACGGGTATACCCGTTGGAGAGGACATGGCATGTACTTGGGCTTGGGTATAACCCGAGTGTGAGTCAAAGGGAGATTGAAAAAGCAGCTGTGATTCATTACAATGGGAATCTGAAGCCGTGGCTGGAAATAGGGATTCCAAAGTTTCGAGGGTATTGGAATCGGTTTGTGGACTATGATCAGGCTTACATGAGGGACTGCAATATGAGCCCATAA
- the LOC111886165 gene encoding probable galacturonosyltransferase 4 isoform X2, translating into MKMSMKTWMRKPVLVLLFVTVLAPIVLYTDRLATFSSFSIDEYVSEPSTLSLNRDVRSRNLLPQELSAAKEETASDVYLGKSTRSIQLLDGERSRKTRQLNEESKEHDAIVIRQVTQGFHEADHSDNRHESTENQKLKASEHKLLSTEAETKKEGNSIKPAKTKSKKADEHVLTDTRVKYLKDQLIRGRLYLSLSATRTNTQFIKELRLRMKELQRALGDATKDADLPKNANEKLKAMEQTLAKGKQIQDDCTAVVKKLRAIIHSTEEQLRVHKKQALFLTHLTAKTVPKGLHCLPLRLSTEYYSLNSSAQQFPNQQNLHDPNLFHYALFSDNVLATAVVVNSTVSNAKDPSKHVFHIVTDRLNYAAMRMWFLANPAGEATIQVENIEEFTWLNASYSPVLKQLGSQNMIDYYFKTRKSESDSNLKFRNPKYLSIMNHLRFYLAEIFPKLSKVVFLDDDIVVQKDLSGLWSIDLKGKVIGAVETCGENFHRFDRYLNFSNPLIAKNFDPRACGWAYGMNVFDLEEWRKQNITQVYHSWQKLNNERQLWKLGTLPPGLITFWKRVYPLERTWHVLGLGYNPSVSQREIEKAAVIHYNGNLKPWLEIGIPKFRGYWNRFVDYDQAYMRDCNMSP; encoded by the exons TGCTTTTTGTAACGGTTCTTGCCCCCATTGTTCTTTACACCGATAGACTCGCTACATTTTCTTCCTTTT CTATAGATGAATACGTTTCGGAGCCTTCAACACTT TCGCTGAATCGTGATGTCAGGTCCCGAAATTTACTTCCTCAG GAGTTATCTGCAGCAAAAGAAGAGACAGCGAGTGATGTTTATTTGGGAAAATCGACTAGATCTATTCAACTTCTTGATGGTGAAAGGTCCAGGAAAACTAGACAGCTTAATGAAG AATCGAAGGAACATGACGCAATTGTCATCAGGCAAGTGACACAAGGATTTCACGAAGCTGATCACAGTGACAACAGACATGAATCGACTGAAAACCAGAAGTTGAAGGCGTCTGAGCATAAATTGTTATCCACTGAAGCT GAAACCAAAAAAGAGGGAAATTCCATCAAACCTGCAAAAACCAAAAGCAAGAAAGCAGATGAACATGTTTTAACAGATACCCGTGTTAAGTATCTGAAGGATCAGTTGATTAGGGGAAGACTTTATCTTTCCCTTTCAGCAACAAGGACAAATACTCAATTTATTAAGGAACTTCGGTTACGTATGAAGGAACTCCAAAGAGCACTTGGTGATGCAACCAAGGATGCAGATCTACCAAAGAA TGCGAATGAGAAGCTGAAAGCAATGGAGCAGACACTGGCAAAAGGGAAGCAAATACAGGATGACTGCACTGCTGTTGTGAAGAAACTGCGTGCCATTATTCACTCTACAGAAGAACAACTGCGGGTCCACAAGAAACAGGCCTTGTTTCTGACTCATTTAACTGCCAAAACTGTTCCAAAAGGTCTCCATTGTCTTCCCTTACGCCTTTCCACAGAATACTATTCTCTTAATTCTTCTGCTCAACAATTCCCAAATCAACAAAACCTACATGACCCTAACCTCTTCCACTATGCATTGTTTTCGGATAATGTGTTGGCTACTGCTGTAGTTGTTAACTCAACCGTTTCCAATGCAAAg GATCCATCAAAACATGTGTTCCACATTGTGACGGATAGGCTGAATTACGCAGCAATGAGAATGTGGTTTCTTGCAAATCCAGCTGGTGAGGCCACAATACAAGTTGAAAACATCGAGGAATTCACATGGCTGAATGCAAGTTATAGCCCTGTCTTAAAGCAGTTGGGTTCACAGAACATGATTGATTATTATTTCAAGACACGCAAATCGGAGTCCGATTCAAATCTCAAGTTCAGGAACCCAAAGTATCTGTCAATCATGAATCATCTCCGATTTTACCTTGCAGAGATATTCCCAAAGCTTAGTAAAGTGGTGTTCTTGGATGATGATATTGTTGTCCAAAAGGATTTGAGTGGTCTTTGGTCCATTGATTTGAAAGGGAAGGTGATTGGTGCTGTTGAGACGTGTGGGGAGAACTTCCATCGCTTTGATCGATACCTCAACTTCTCAAATCCTCTGATTGCTAAAAACTTCGATCCACGTGCGTGTGGATGGGCGTATGGAATGAATGTATTTGATTTGGAGGAATGGAGGAAGCAAAACATCACTCAGGTTTATCATTCGTGGCAAAAGTTG AACAATGAGAGACAACTTTGGAAGCTGGGGACGCTGCCACCTGGCTTGATAACGTTTTGGAAACGGGTATACCCGTTGGAGAGGACATGGCATGTACTTGGGCTTGGGTATAACCCGAGTGTGAGTCAAAGGGAGATTGAAAAAGCAGCTGTGATTCATTACAATGGGAATCTGAAGCCGTGGCTGGAAATAGGGATTCCAAAGTTTCGAGGGTATTGGAATCGGTTTGTGGACTATGATCAGGCTTACATGAGGGACTGCAATATGAGCCCATAA